From Calothrix sp. PCC 6303, a single genomic window includes:
- a CDS encoding iron uptake porin, which translates to MTKLFWNLLKLSPVVVAATLATTEVTLASEVKSDVTSVAQLESNSENLGQVTSVSQFSDVQPTDWAFQALQSLVERYGCIAGYPNGTYRGNRALTRYEFAAGLNACLDRVNELIATATADLVKKEDLAALQRLQEEFSAELATLRGRVDALETRTAELEANQFSTTTKLVGEAIFNLSDSFGDNQATRSSVLINSPNAAVPKRGLDSNLAFSDRVRLRLNTSFSGKDQLQIRLQARNTVSNSGTTGTNMTRLSFDGDNGNDVFVDKLWYRFPLGDALSVRIDANAGEFYDNMNNFNPDLASDSRGAIARYGRFSPIYRQGNGGSGVTINFAPKKGAISASVGYLAGGGGANVGNDPVDKKGLTDGNYAAIAQLGFQASDKIGLGLTYARTYQNSVGGINQFDSTGSDLVNRPFGNNATSANHYGLQANFRASDKLAVGGWVGYADMEAQSGGANITGKEATAFYWAANLGLKDFGSKGNLLGVTFGQPPKLNGNTYRVGGIRQIDADTSYHLETLYRMQLNDNIAVTPGLLVIFNPENNDNNDTIYVGTLRTTFSF; encoded by the coding sequence ATGACTAAACTATTTTGGAATCTTCTCAAATTAAGTCCCGTTGTTGTTGCTGCAACATTAGCTACAACAGAAGTGACTTTAGCATCAGAAGTAAAAAGTGATGTAACATCCGTTGCCCAGCTAGAGTCAAACTCTGAGAATCTAGGTCAGGTGACATCAGTTTCTCAATTCTCAGATGTTCAACCCACTGATTGGGCATTCCAAGCTTTACAATCCCTTGTTGAACGTTATGGATGTATTGCAGGATACCCCAATGGAACCTATAGAGGAAATCGGGCTTTAACTCGTTATGAATTTGCGGCTGGTTTAAATGCTTGCTTAGATAGAGTAAATGAGTTGATTGCAACTGCAACTGCTGATCTAGTTAAGAAGGAAGACTTGGCAGCATTGCAACGCTTACAAGAGGAATTCTCGGCAGAACTAGCGACTTTACGTGGTCGTGTGGATGCGTTGGAAACGCGCACTGCTGAATTGGAAGCAAACCAATTTTCCACCACAACTAAATTAGTTGGGGAAGCAATTTTCAATTTGAGCGATTCCTTTGGTGATAACCAAGCAACCCGTTCAAGTGTCTTAATTAATAGTCCCAATGCGGCTGTTCCTAAAAGAGGTTTAGATAGCAATTTAGCCTTTTCTGATCGTGTACGCTTGCGTTTAAACACCAGCTTTAGCGGAAAAGATCAGTTGCAAATCCGTTTACAAGCGAGAAATACTGTCTCCAATAGTGGTACTACTGGAACAAACATGACCCGTTTATCGTTTGATGGCGATAACGGTAACGATGTTTTTGTTGATAAACTCTGGTATCGTTTCCCCCTTGGCGACGCACTTAGCGTCAGAATTGATGCCAATGCGGGTGAGTTTTACGATAACATGAACAACTTCAACCCTGATTTAGCCAGTGACTCAAGAGGTGCGATCGCACGTTACGGAAGATTCAGCCCCATCTACCGTCAAGGTAACGGTGGTAGCGGTGTAACCATCAACTTTGCTCCCAAAAAAGGTGCAATTTCGGCATCAGTTGGTTATCTAGCTGGTGGTGGTGGTGCTAACGTCGGTAATGATCCTGTTGACAAAAAGGGTTTAACTGATGGTAACTATGCTGCGATCGCGCAATTAGGTTTCCAAGCCAGTGATAAAATTGGTCTTGGTTTAACCTATGCCCGCACTTATCAAAATAGTGTTGGTGGCATCAACCAATTCGATTCCACAGGTAGCGACTTGGTAAACAGACCTTTTGGTAACAATGCAACATCTGCAAACCACTACGGCTTACAAGCTAACTTCCGAGCTTCTGATAAATTAGCCGTTGGTGGTTGGGTTGGCTACGCTGATATGGAAGCTCAAAGTGGTGGTGCTAATATCACAGGTAAGGAAGCAACAGCTTTCTACTGGGCTGCTAACCTTGGTTTGAAAGACTTTGGTTCAAAAGGTAACTTACTTGGTGTCACTTTTGGTCAACCTCCTAAACTCAATGGTAATACATACCGAGTTGGTGGTATTCGCCAAATCGATGCTGATACTTCCTACCACCTAGAAACTCTCTACCGGATGCAACTCAATGATAACATTGCTGTAACACCCGGTTTATTGGTGATTTTCAACCCAGAAAATAACGACAACAACGATACCATCTACGTTGGTACATTGCGGACAACCTTCTCATTCTAA
- a CDS encoding ATP-binding protein translates to MSSEPKVNILLVDDRPENLLALEAILESLGHNLVRATSGTEALKCILNQDFALILLDVQMPNIDGFETATLIRQRDRSRHTPIIFLTAFTSTDKMVSRGYSLGAVDYLFKPINGDILKYKAIAFVELYQKNAELKRQAAQLEALNHDLQQSEELFRSLSACSPIGIFTTDIHGVCTYVNPRFQEIYDTKSVVSWTEAIHPEEREEAIANWHEALQVGTTYNREFRILTPQNIERWIFLSSAPLHSDTDTVIGYVGAVEDITKRKEAEQKQIELVREQTIRKEAETANRLKDEFIATLSHELRTPLNAIFGWAKLLRSRKLDQNVIEKALETIERNAILQTQLIDDILDISRIMHGKLRLNLSPVDLISVISAVIDTLQLEAKTKNIQLEFIKHIQTPDDTSTTENYSSTLESDAPQSMDSASKNPNQTFNLDNISLVENKKITSLSTHSPIPPISGISNSVNSTRSPSQFIVAGDSSRLQQVIWNLLSNAIKFTNSGGKVEIHLEKIDFQQAKITIKDTGIGIKPEFLPYVFDRFRQADGSTTRHHGGLGLGLSIVRYLVEIHHGTISAISPGVDQGATFCINLPLLK, encoded by the coding sequence ATGTCGTCTGAACCTAAAGTAAACATTCTACTTGTGGATGACCGTCCAGAAAACCTACTAGCACTGGAGGCAATTTTAGAAAGCTTAGGTCACAATTTAGTGCGAGCAACATCGGGAACCGAAGCACTAAAATGTATACTGAATCAAGATTTTGCTTTGATTTTGCTAGATGTCCAGATGCCGAATATTGATGGGTTTGAGACAGCAACTTTAATTCGACAACGCGATCGCTCTCGCCATACACCTATTATTTTCCTGACTGCTTTCACCTCCACTGACAAAATGGTGAGCCGAGGTTACTCCTTGGGAGCAGTGGATTATTTATTTAAACCCATCAACGGCGATATTTTGAAATACAAAGCGATCGCATTTGTGGAATTATACCAAAAAAATGCCGAGTTAAAACGACAAGCTGCTCAATTAGAAGCCCTCAATCATGACTTACAACAAAGTGAAGAGTTATTTCGTAGTCTCAGCGCTTGTTCACCAATTGGTATTTTTACAACAGATATCCATGGTGTTTGTACTTATGTCAACCCTCGCTTTCAAGAAATTTATGATACGAAATCCGTTGTAAGCTGGACAGAGGCAATTCATCCGGAAGAACGGGAAGAAGCGATCGCTAATTGGCATGAAGCATTGCAGGTTGGTACTACCTATAACCGAGAATTTCGCATCCTCACTCCCCAAAATATTGAGCGATGGATTTTCTTGAGTTCTGCTCCTCTACATTCAGATACAGACACAGTTATCGGTTACGTAGGTGCAGTTGAAGATATTACCAAACGCAAAGAAGCCGAACAAAAACAAATTGAACTGGTGCGGGAACAAACAATTAGAAAAGAAGCCGAAACAGCAAACCGTCTTAAAGATGAATTTATTGCTACACTTTCTCATGAACTTAGGACACCGTTGAACGCTATATTCGGCTGGGCAAAATTACTGCGATCGCGTAAACTCGACCAAAACGTAATTGAAAAAGCCTTAGAAACCATCGAACGTAACGCCATATTGCAAACCCAACTCATCGACGATATCCTCGATATTTCGAGGATTATGCATGGTAAATTGCGTCTTAACTTGTCTCCGGTAGATTTAATATCGGTAATTTCGGCTGTGATTGACACTTTGCAATTGGAAGCAAAAACCAAAAACATTCAACTTGAATTTATTAAACATATTCAAACACCAGATGATACTTCCACAACGGAAAATTATAGCTCCACTCTTGAATCTGATGCACCCCAATCAATGGATTCAGCATCCAAAAACCCCAATCAGACTTTTAACTTAGATAATATTTCCCTAGTTGAAAACAAGAAAATCACATCTCTTTCTACCCATTCACCCATACCACCAATATCAGGTATTTCTAACTCCGTCAACTCGACGAGATCCCCCTCCCAATTCATCGTTGCTGGTGACTCCAGTCGTCTTCAACAAGTAATTTGGAATTTGCTTAGTAACGCGATCAAATTCACAAATAGCGGTGGAAAAGTGGAAATTCACCTGGAAAAAATTGACTTTCAGCAAGCAAAAATTACTATCAAAGACACTGGTATCGGCATTAAACCGGAATTTTTACCCTATGTTTTTGACCGTTTCCGGCAAGCAGACGGCAGTACAACAAGGCATCACGGAGGTTTAGGATTAGGGCTATCGATAGTTAGATATCTTGTAGAAATTCATCACGGAACTATTAGTGCTATCAGCCCCGGGGTTGATCAAGGAGCAACCTTCTGTATCAACTTACCACTTTTGAAATAG